One window of the Pseudomonas lurida genome contains the following:
- the fdxA gene encoding ferredoxin FdxA, with product MTFVVTDNCIKCKYTDCVEVCPVDCFYEGPNFLVIHPDECIDCALCEPECPAVAIFSEDEVPAEMQEFIQLNVELAEIWPNITERKDPMPDAAEWDGKKGKIADLER from the coding sequence ATGACCTTCGTCGTCACCGACAACTGCATCAAGTGCAAGTACACCGACTGCGTAGAAGTCTGTCCGGTGGACTGCTTCTACGAAGGCCCGAACTTCCTGGTTATCCACCCGGATGAGTGCATCGATTGCGCCCTGTGTGAACCTGAATGCCCGGCCGTTGCTATTTTCTCCGAGGACGAAGTCCCGGCAGAGATGCAGGAATTTATTCAGTTGAACGTCGAGCTGGCGGAAATCTGGCCGAATATCACTGAGCGCAAAGACCCGATGCCGGATGCAGCGGAGTGGGATGGCAAGAAAGGTAAGATTGCAGACCTCGAACGCTGA